The following are encoded in a window of Halorarum salinum genomic DNA:
- a CDS encoding hydantoinase/oxoprolinase family protein, whose protein sequence is MDDAGTRVGVDVGGTFTDLVTVRDGRVDVDKTPSTPAAPEEGVLTGLRDLEAPLAEVGFLGHGTTVATNAVLEGEWADTALVTTAGFCDALEIGRQDRPDIYDFAAEKPTPVVERDRRYGVPERVDERGEVLTPLDEDAVREVAADLRDAGVDSVAVSLLFSFESPDHERRVRELLREEGVDASVSLSAEVLPEIREYERSLATCLNAALKPVMDDYLGALSAGAAGLGLDAPLRVMGSNGGLMAAPAARERPVNTLLSGPAAGVRGATHVAGRRGVSDLITMDMGGTSCDVSLVRDGDPLVTTDTEVGDYPVSVPTVDVHTVGAGGGSIAAVDAGGALRVGPRSAGADPGPICYGRGGTAPTVTDAHLLLGRIDPTGFLPDALSRDAAAVREAFEPLADAVGGSIEDAAAGVLEVADANMERALRVVSVERGYDPREFALVAFGGAGPLHATALADALDVPEVVIPRAAGVLSALGLLISDVTYDYSTSMVRRWGEVSPETLESTFAGFEVEGREELAAAGHDEADRRFERTVDLRYAGQSFDLGVPVEGPVDAAELDAVVERFHEAHERRYGHAYRDEPVELVTVRLRARGVVDPPDLAVEDRAGDPDDAVDDTREVLFDGDAYDVPVYDRERLPTDAAFDGPAVVEGAESTVVVHPDQTATVDGDANLVVRPGGGR, encoded by the coding sequence ATGGACGACGCAGGGACGCGCGTCGGCGTCGACGTGGGCGGCACGTTCACGGACCTCGTGACCGTCCGGGACGGCCGCGTCGACGTCGACAAGACGCCCTCGACCCCGGCGGCGCCCGAGGAGGGCGTGCTGACGGGGCTCCGAGACCTCGAGGCCCCGCTCGCCGAGGTCGGCTTCCTCGGTCACGGGACGACCGTCGCGACGAACGCCGTGCTCGAGGGCGAGTGGGCCGACACCGCCCTGGTCACGACCGCGGGCTTTTGCGACGCGCTGGAGATCGGTAGACAGGATCGCCCCGACATCTACGACTTCGCCGCCGAGAAGCCGACGCCGGTGGTCGAGCGCGACCGTCGGTACGGGGTGCCCGAACGGGTCGACGAGCGCGGCGAGGTGCTCACCCCCCTCGACGAGGACGCCGTCCGCGAGGTCGCCGCCGACCTCCGGGACGCGGGCGTCGACAGCGTCGCCGTCTCGCTGCTGTTCTCCTTCGAGTCCCCCGACCACGAGCGACGGGTCCGGGAACTCCTCCGCGAGGAGGGGGTCGACGCCTCGGTCTCGCTCTCCGCGGAGGTGCTCCCCGAGATCCGCGAGTACGAGCGCAGCCTCGCAACCTGCCTGAACGCCGCGCTGAAGCCGGTGATGGACGACTACCTCGGCGCGCTCTCGGCGGGCGCGGCCGGACTGGGCCTCGATGCACCCCTGCGCGTGATGGGGTCGAACGGCGGGCTGATGGCCGCCCCCGCCGCGCGCGAGCGCCCGGTGAACACCCTGCTCTCGGGCCCCGCGGCGGGCGTCCGCGGTGCGACCCACGTCGCCGGCCGGCGCGGCGTCTCGGACCTCATCACGATGGACATGGGCGGCACCTCCTGTGACGTCTCGCTCGTGAGGGACGGCGACCCGCTCGTGACGACCGACACGGAGGTCGGCGATTACCCCGTCTCGGTCCCCACGGTCGACGTCCACACCGTCGGCGCGGGCGGCGGGTCGATCGCCGCGGTCGACGCCGGCGGCGCGCTCCGCGTCGGCCCCCGCTCGGCGGGCGCGGACCCCGGCCCGATCTGCTATGGCCGCGGCGGCACCGCGCCGACCGTCACCGACGCGCACCTCCTGCTCGGTCGGATCGACCCGACCGGCTTCCTCCCGGACGCGCTCTCCCGCGACGCGGCGGCGGTCCGCGAGGCGTTCGAGCCCCTGGCGGACGCCGTCGGCGGGAGCATCGAGGACGCCGCGGCGGGCGTCCTCGAGGTCGCCGACGCGAACATGGAGCGGGCGCTCCGGGTCGTCTCCGTCGAGCGCGGCTACGACCCCCGGGAGTTCGCGCTCGTCGCCTTCGGCGGCGCGGGGCCGCTCCACGCGACCGCGCTCGCGGACGCGCTGGACGTGCCGGAAGTGGTGATCCCCCGCGCCGCGGGCGTGCTCTCCGCGCTGGGGCTGCTCATCAGCGACGTCACCTACGACTACTCCACCTCGATGGTCCGCCGGTGGGGCGAGGTGTCGCCCGAGACCCTCGAGTCGACGTTCGCGGGGTTCGAGGTGGAGGGCCGCGAGGAACTCGCGGCGGCGGGCCACGACGAGGCCGACCGACGGTTCGAGCGCACGGTCGACCTCCGGTACGCCGGGCAGTCGTTCGACCTGGGCGTGCCCGTCGAGGGACCGGTCGACGCCGCCGAGCTCGACGCCGTCGTCGAGCGCTTCCACGAGGCCCACGAGCGCCGGTACGGCCACGCCTACCGCGACGAGCCGGTGGAACTCGTGACGGTCCGCCTGCGCGCCCGCGGCGTCGTCGACCCGCCCGACCTGGCAGTCGAGGACCGCGCGGGCGACCCCGACGACGCGGTCGACGACACCCGCGAGGTGCTGTTCGACGGCGACGCCTACGACGTGCCGGTGTACGACCGCGAGCGCCTGCCGACCGACGCGGCCTTCGACGGCCCGGCAGTCGTCGAGGGCGCCGAGAGCACCGTCGTCGTCCACCCCGACCAGACGGCCACCGTCGACGGCGACGCGAACCTCGTCGTCCGACCCGGGGGTGGCCGATGA